The Carassius carassius chromosome 34, fCarCar2.1, whole genome shotgun sequence genome has a segment encoding these proteins:
- the asphd2 gene encoding aspartate beta-hydroxylase domain-containing protein 2, with protein sequence MEWSLERMREWVAGGMQSVRECESSALGTALCLALLFIWYCYRVGCEHTAPSLHGAFSPEPRGGAVPGGVLSSDLSAGGGSSKLRQVSGVGGSSASEKELNGFAYCQSPECFRCAKPGEGLNQRLYHSLQEYAKRYTWAGMGRVHKGVREQGRYLLCSRPSIQKPEVFFLPDLPSAPFFSREAQKHDVELLERSFPALLAEFESVYRSSRTSSSLPLGWKANSTPRGQWWTFYLVNQGTPMVLNARRCPRTWRVLGQLRTFIANNVFGNACFSVLSPGAIITEHYGPTNVRLRCHLGLKVPSGCELVVGGEPQCWSEGSCLLFDDSFLHTAFHDGSPEDGPRVVFMVDLWHPNVAAAERQALDYIFTPGR encoded by the exons ATGGAGTGGTCTTTAGAGCGGATGAGGGAATGGGTGGCAGGTGGCATGCAGTCGGTGCGAGAGTGTGAGTCCAGTGCTCTAGGCACTGCTCTTTGTCTCGCCCTTCTGTTTATCTGGTACTGCTACCGTGTTGGATGCGAGCACACCGCACCTTCGCTCCATGGTGCTTTCAGCCCCGAGCCGCGTGGCGGGGCCGTTCCTGGTGGAGTTCTCTCCTCGGACCTCTCGGCCGGCGGAGGCTCATCGAAACTCCGTCAGGTCAGCGGGGTTGGAGGAAGCAGTGCCAGCGAGAAAGAACTCAATGGCTTCGCCTACTGTCAGTCGCCTGAGTGCTTCCGTTGTGCCAAACCCGGCGAGGGTCTGAACCAGCGGCTCTACCATAGTCTGCAGGAGTACGCCAAGCGCTATACCTGGGCCGGTATGGGCCGTGTGCACAAGGGCGTACGTGAGCAAGGCCGATATCTGCTCTGCAGCCGCCCGTCTATCCAAAAACCCGAGGTCTTCTTTCTGCCGGACCTTCCATCTGCTCCTTTCTTCTCACGGGAGGCGCAGAAGCATGATGTGGAGCTCCTGGAAAGAAGTTTTCCCGCCCTCCTGGCTGAATTTGAGAGTGTGTACCGGTCCAGTCGGACCAGCTCTTCTCTTCCACTGGGCTGGAAGGCCAACAGCACACCTCGTGGCCAGTGGTGGACCTTCTATCTGGTGAACCAGGGTACTCCGATGGTGCTGAACGCCAGGCGCTGTCCACGCACGTGGAGGGTCCTCGGACAGCTCCGTACCTTTATTGCGAATAATGTGTTTGGAAACGCCTGCTTCTCGGTGCTCAGTCCCGGAGCCATCATCACTGAGCACTACGGGCCAACCAATGTACGCCTGCGCTGCCACCTTG GATTGAAGGTGCCCTCTGGTTGTGAGTTGGTAGTAGGTGGAGAACCGCAGTGCTGGTCTGAGGGAAGCTGCCTGCTGTTCGATGACTCTTTTCTTCACACTGCTTTCCATGAtg GTTCTCCAGAAGATGGCCCGAGAGTGGTATTCATGGTGGATCTGTGGCATCCAAACGTGGCCGCAGCCGAGAGACAGGCACTGGACTACATCTTCACCCCTGGACGCTGA